One window of the Candidatus Zixiibacteriota bacterium genome contains the following:
- a CDS encoding conserved exported hypothetical protein (Evidence 4 : Unknown function but conserved in other organisms) has translation MLKRFLFGVVLIAFLMPVAALSQTPTEAAPALKAEAQVCTGIQERMPTGMAETFSPDVGQIYLWSKITGSEGETTIKHIWYYQGKEMATVELPVRSSSYRTWSSKNILPQWTGDWSVKVEDASGNVLKELSFKIEPTAPTQ, from the coding sequence ATGTTGAAAAGATTTCTTTTTGGCGTTGTCCTGATTGCCTTCTTGATGCCGGTTGCGGCTCTATCCCAGACCCCGACAGAAGCCGCCCCCGCCCTTAAGGCTGAGGCGCAGGTCTGCACCGGTATTCAGGAGCGAATGCCGACCGGTATGGCGGAGACATTTTCTCCCGACGTAGGTCAGATTTATCTCTGGAGTAAAATCACCGGGAGTGAAGGGGAGACGACTATCAAGCATATCTGGTACTATCAGGGTAAAGAAATGGCGACCGTGGAACTGCCGGTCAGGAGTTCGTCCTATCGGACCTGGAGCTCCAAAAATATTCTGCCGCAATGGACCGGGGATTGGTCGGTCAAAGTAGAAGATGCCTCCGGCAATGTATTGAAAGAATTATCTTTTAAAATAGAGCCGACCGCACCGACACAATAG